One Bacteroidota bacterium genomic region harbors:
- a CDS encoding extracellular solute-binding protein, with protein sequence MGIRDRGQRSWTFGAGCCARLGPSLRHRGFRGTALPAWLLLYSLFPVTYALSQSGCARDDREALVVYSPHGKELLSAYEAAFEAAYPEVNVQWLFMGSQQVLDRVRTERVNPQASVWWGAPQPLFMRAADEGLLAAYEPTWADVLPDAARDAEWRWIGTYLTPEVIAYNTATLDSTRVPRDWDALLDPAMAQPLLIRSPLESGTMRTIFGAMIQRQPTTEAGFRWLARLDTVTRSYTADPTQLYLKLARGEAALTLWNLPDIELQARDVGYPFRSVFPESGTPVLVDAIAIPAGAPNPERAQQFVEFVTTREALIRQAHEFHRLPARQDIPPGSLPAWMRQPVRPMDLDWTLMADSGQAWLERWDRDIKGRGAAFLKANPER encoded by the coding sequence TTGGGAATAAGGGATAGGGGGCAGCGCTCGTGGACCTTCGGGGCAGGGTGTTGTGCGCGTCTTGGTCCGAGCCTGCGTCACCGAGGCTTTCGAGGCACGGCCCTTCCGGCTTGGCTCCTACTCTATAGCCTATTCCCTGTCACCTACGCCCTTAGCCAGAGCGGCTGCGCGCGGGACGATCGCGAAGCGCTTGTCGTCTACTCGCCGCACGGGAAGGAGCTGCTGAGTGCCTACGAGGCAGCGTTTGAGGCAGCCTACCCCGAGGTCAACGTGCAGTGGCTCTTCATGGGCAGCCAGCAGGTGCTTGACCGCGTGCGCACGGAGCGCGTCAACCCGCAGGCGAGCGTCTGGTGGGGCGCGCCGCAGCCGCTCTTCATGCGCGCGGCCGACGAGGGCCTGCTCGCCGCCTACGAGCCAACCTGGGCCGACGTGCTCCCCGATGCTGCCCGCGACGCCGAGTGGCGCTGGATCGGCACCTACCTCACGCCCGAGGTCATCGCCTACAACACCGCGACGCTCGACTCCACGCGGGTGCCGCGAGACTGGGACGCGCTCCTCGACCCCGCCATGGCACAGCCGCTGCTCATCCGCTCGCCGCTGGAGTCGGGCACGATGCGCACCATCTTCGGCGCGATGATCCAGCGCCAGCCGACTACCGAGGCGGGCTTCCGCTGGCTTGCTCGCCTCGACACGGTCACCCGCAGCTACACCGCCGATCCGACGCAGCTCTATCTCAAGCTCGCGCGCGGCGAGGCGGCGCTCACGCTCTGGAACCTCCCCGACATCGAACTCCAGGCGCGCGACGTGGGCTACCCGTTCCGTTCCGTCTTTCCTGAGAGCGGTACGCCCGTCCTCGTCGACGCCATCGCCATCCCCGCGGGCGCGCCGAATCCTGAGCGCGCGCAGCAGTTCGTCGAGTTCGTCACGACGCGCGAAGCCTTGATTCGGCAGGCGCACGAGTTCCACCGGCTCCCAGCGCGGCAGGACATCCCGCCCGGAAGCCTCCCTGCATGGATGCGCCAGCCCGTCCGCCCGATGGACCTCGACTGGACGCTGATGGCCGACAGCGGGCAGGCCTGGCTGGAGCGCTGGGACCGCGACATCAAGGGACGCGGGGCGGCGTTCCTGAAGGCGAATCCGGAACGATGA
- the crcB gene encoding fluoride efflux transporter CrcB produces MSGWQQAALVALGGAGGALARYGVALASARWTVTGALAGLPVGTWIANIAGCFLIGLALPFVPGRDPLRLLGVVGFLGGFTTFSSYSAETLALLETGRVGWALVNALGSVAVGLVAAWAGWTLARTFA; encoded by the coding sequence ATGAGCGGCTGGCAGCAGGCAGCGCTGGTAGCGCTCGGCGGTGCAGGCGGTGCGCTCGCACGGTACGGCGTGGCGCTCGCCTCCGCCCGATGGACCGTGACCGGCGCGCTCGCGGGGCTGCCCGTCGGGACCTGGATCGCCAACATCGCCGGGTGCTTCCTGATCGGCCTCGCCCTCCCCTTTGTGCCCGGTCGCGACCCGCTGCGGCTGCTCGGCGTGGTTGGCTTCCTCGGTGGATTCACGACGTTCTCGTCGTACTCGGCGGAGACGCTGGCGCTCTTGGAGACGGGGCGCGTCGGGTGGGCGCTCGTCAACGCGCTCGGGAGCGTGGCCGTCGGGCTCGTGGCAGCGTGGGCAGGGTGGACGTTGGCTCGCACATTCGCCTAG
- a CDS encoding WbqC family protein: MTAIRPPEFFPSLPVAALLLSAERFVVADTFAYSRQSYQNRTRIRTSAGTGRDAMWLTVPVRKGPPGRPIRSVPLADSAGAWRRAHLRTLAACYNNAPYFAHYAPQIEHLFDAVFSDDGTPQTLGTLTVAAMRWAHRVLASDAELVVASERPSTPATLVDVWLDVGAAPLLTLPDAAAVERAQLPEVAQTVASFEEKSRRQVFDGFVSGCGLLDLVFNYGPAARQVLSEGLRLPA; the protein is encoded by the coding sequence ATGACTGCGATTCGCCCGCCGGAGTTCTTCCCGTCGCTGCCGGTCGCGGCGCTGCTGCTTTCTGCGGAGCGCTTCGTGGTGGCCGACACGTTCGCGTACAGCCGCCAGTCGTACCAGAACCGGACGCGCATCCGCACCTCGGCGGGCACTGGGCGCGACGCGATGTGGCTCACCGTGCCCGTCCGCAAAGGCCCACCCGGGCGTCCGATCCGATCTGTACCGCTCGCCGACTCTGCGGGGGCGTGGCGGCGGGCGCACCTCCGCACGCTCGCGGCGTGCTACAACAACGCGCCGTATTTCGCGCACTATGCTCCCCAGATCGAGCACCTCTTCGACGCAGTTTTCTCTGACGACGGGACGCCGCAGACGCTCGGCACGCTCACGGTGGCTGCGATGCGATGGGCACATCGGGTGCTCGCCAGCGATGCAGAGCTCGTCGTGGCGTCGGAGCGCCCCAGCACACCAGCTACGCTCGTCGACGTGTGGCTCGACGTCGGAGCCGCACCGCTGCTCACCCTGCCCGATGCCGCGGCGGTGGAGCGTGCTCAGTTGCCCGAGGTGGCGCAAACGGTGGCGTCATTCGAGGAGAAGTCGCGTCGTCAGGTGTTCGACGGCTTCGTGTCGGGCTGCGGCCTGCTCGACCTCGTCTTCAACTATGGACCTGCGGCGCGTCAAGTCTTGAGCGAGGGGCTAAGGCTGCCCGCGTAG
- a CDS encoding DUF922 domain-containing protein, which yields MPLSAILPVLLWMVAGMHGSPVVHGNSGHDSSGVRASGDPPSVRMDKRVRTEYYDVTGTSWQELAHQMRVKGPGDFFGQTVYQIGYRYTSQRLGDRCWVSDAIVTLEATIILPRWQRSNQTSGTVPYALRRDWDLFRTRLERHEQQHVRIAERGAQEVQQFLTGVTGECATMDAVVNERVRGIVAEWDDYNRHYDVRTEHGRSEGAIWPLSTAVARR from the coding sequence GTGCCCCTCTCCGCGATCCTTCCTGTACTTCTGTGGATGGTCGCAGGCATGCACGGCAGCCCGGTTGTGCACGGCAACTCGGGGCACGACAGCTCGGGCGTGAGAGCGTCCGGCGATCCGCCCAGCGTGCGCATGGACAAGCGGGTGCGGACGGAGTACTACGACGTCACAGGCACGTCGTGGCAGGAGCTTGCCCACCAGATGCGCGTCAAGGGTCCCGGCGACTTCTTCGGGCAAACCGTTTACCAGATCGGCTACCGGTACACATCGCAGCGCCTGGGCGACCGGTGCTGGGTGAGCGACGCCATCGTCACGCTGGAGGCGACCATCATCCTGCCCCGCTGGCAGCGGTCGAACCAGACCTCAGGCACGGTGCCGTATGCGCTACGCCGCGACTGGGACCTCTTCCGCACACGCCTCGAACGCCACGAGCAGCAGCACGTCCGCATCGCCGAGCGCGGCGCGCAGGAGGTCCAGCAGTTCCTCACCGGCGTCACGGGCGAGTGCGCCACGATGGACGCCGTCGTCAACGAGCGCGTGCGGGGCATCGTCGCCGAGTGGGACGACTACAACCGCCACTACGACGTGCGCACCGAGCACGGGCGCAGCGAAGGCGCCATCTGGCCGCTCAGCACGGCCGTCGCCCGGCGCTAG
- a CDS encoding mechanosensitive ion channel family protein, translating into MSPFFQSILDRLAATFEPERTGEAVAVFLADLLTGLAVFAVFYVGWWILNRLLRAAFQRADADATLASFILVTSKFALLAFGLVQALAAVGINTASLIASLGIAGLTIGFAAQDALSNIISGILIFWDRPFVINDLVEVEGDYGRVDKITLRSTRVVTPDGRMLAVPNATVINSVVASYTNFPNLRLGIEVTVGVNEDLGRVRRLLLALVEGDPTFMDAPPPRVVVTALNDYNVALELQAWLRDEREHVQARFDLREQVFATLTEAGVDMPFETVQLRPVAGDPLDVRMSRAA; encoded by the coding sequence ATGTCGCCGTTCTTCCAGAGCATCCTCGACCGCCTCGCCGCCACGTTCGAACCCGAGCGTACGGGCGAGGCCGTTGCTGTCTTCCTCGCCGACTTGCTGACCGGCCTTGCCGTGTTCGCGGTGTTCTACGTCGGCTGGTGGATCCTCAATCGGCTCCTGCGTGCCGCCTTCCAGCGCGCTGACGCCGACGCTACGCTCGCGAGCTTCATCCTCGTCACGAGCAAGTTTGCGCTCCTCGCCTTCGGCCTCGTGCAGGCGCTCGCGGCAGTCGGCATCAACACGGCGTCGCTCATCGCCAGCCTCGGTATCGCGGGGCTCACCATCGGCTTCGCGGCCCAGGACGCGCTCTCGAACATCATCTCGGGCATCCTCATCTTCTGGGACCGTCCTTTCGTCATCAACGACCTCGTGGAAGTCGAGGGCGACTATGGCCGCGTCGACAAGATCACGCTCCGCTCCACGCGCGTCGTCACGCCCGATGGCCGCATGCTCGCCGTGCCCAACGCGACGGTCATCAACTCGGTCGTGGCGTCGTACACCAACTTCCCCAACCTCCGGCTCGGCATCGAGGTAACGGTCGGCGTGAACGAAGACCTTGGTCGCGTGCGCCGTCTCCTCCTCGCGCTGGTCGAGGGCGACCCGACGTTCATGGATGCCCCACCGCCGCGCGTGGTGGTGACAGCGCTCAACGACTACAACGTCGCGCTGGAACTGCAAGCCTGGCTCCGCGACGAGCGCGAGCACGTCCAGGCCCGCTTCGACCTCCGCGAGCAGGTCTTCGCCACGCTCACCGAGGCCGGTGTCGATATGCCGTTCGAGACGGTGCAGCTCCGCCCCGTCGCTGGCGACCCGCTCGACGTCCGGATGAGTCGGGCCGCCTAG
- a CDS encoding enoyl-CoA hydratase translates to MSVNIRTEREGAVLRLIIDRPAKKNALTTAMYDAMTTALTEAATDSAVRVVLIHGQDGDGGASVFTAGNDLGDFMMNPPRGEDSSVFGFLRVATTFPKPLVAAVAGPAVGIGTTLLLHCDLVYAAPSARFQMPFVNLGLCPEAASSLLVPRLVGPQKAAEWLLFGEPFYAEDAYRYGLVNEVVHEPDLLTVAMQRCEALATRPPAAVRLTKQLLRAPDADAIQATIRTEGAHFIERLTSPETAEALTAFMERRPADFSKFE, encoded by the coding sequence ATGTCCGTCAACATCCGCACCGAGCGCGAGGGCGCGGTGCTCCGCCTCATCATCGACCGCCCCGCCAAGAAAAACGCGCTCACCACGGCGATGTACGACGCTATGACGACGGCGCTGACCGAGGCCGCCACCGACAGCGCCGTGCGCGTGGTGCTCATCCACGGTCAGGACGGGGACGGCGGCGCGAGCGTCTTCACGGCGGGCAACGACCTCGGCGACTTCATGATGAACCCGCCGCGCGGCGAGGACAGCTCGGTCTTCGGCTTCCTCCGCGTCGCGACGACGTTCCCGAAGCCGCTCGTGGCGGCCGTCGCCGGGCCTGCCGTCGGCATCGGGACGACGCTGCTCTTGCACTGCGACCTCGTCTACGCGGCCCCGTCGGCGCGCTTCCAGATGCCGTTCGTCAACCTCGGCCTGTGCCCGGAGGCGGCGAGCAGCCTGCTAGTCCCGCGCCTCGTCGGGCCGCAGAAAGCCGCCGAGTGGCTGCTCTTCGGCGAGCCGTTTTACGCTGAGGATGCCTACCGCTACGGCCTCGTCAACGAGGTCGTCCACGAGCCCGACCTCCTGACGGTGGCGATGCAGCGCTGCGAAGCGCTCGCCACGCGCCCGCCCGCCGCCGTGCGCCTGACGAAGCAACTGCTCCGCGCCCCCGACGCCGACGCCATCCAGGCAACGATCCGCACCGAGGGCGCCCACTTCATCGAGCGCCTCACCTCGCCGGAGACGGCCGAGGCGCTGACGGCTTTCATGGAACGCCGCCCCGCGGACTTCTCGAAGTTCGAGTAG
- the cysS gene encoding cysteine--tRNA ligase yields MPDFVLHDSLSRDAKPLVPAATTEDGTPRLTFYGCGPTVYSYAHIGNFRSFLTADLIVRTAEALGWQVEYVSNVTDVGHLTEDDAADAAGEDRMAKALKSKEGERFANVWDLARHYTEALVEDWHTLGLREPSVRPRAAEHVREQIQAVQTLIDKGHAYETEQGVYFSVASFPDYGKLSGNTEADALDVGAAAESRDVVTDDGKRDPRDFALWKKDDQHLMQWHSPFDEGTSWGFPGWHLECSVMAQKYLGDTIDLHAGGEDLRFPHHECEIAQAECLTGKTFARHWVHTRFLQVEGAKMSKRTGSFLTVRDLTSDPADGGRDDYGAPADPLALRLALIAGHYRKPLNFTRKALTDAAKMRRRYQEVDAAVQDAFAFHTEKQYDERGPNHLAEPLAKAYADTLAALCDDLNTPTALAAAYRGVNIIASMGKRKDARSKSGLDSLAMATSAKDYLDQINALLGIVRSEAVVEEADEDPLAEQVEALLAERVAARKAKDYARADAIRDEIDALGVEVMDSPTGSTWRRRID; encoded by the coding sequence GTGCCCGACTTCGTTCTCCACGACTCGCTCTCCCGCGACGCCAAGCCGCTCGTCCCCGCCGCGACGACCGAGGACGGCACGCCGCGCCTGACGTTCTACGGTTGCGGGCCGACCGTCTACAGCTACGCCCACATCGGCAACTTCCGTTCGTTCCTCACCGCCGACCTCATCGTTCGCACCGCTGAGGCGCTCGGCTGGCAGGTCGAATACGTCTCGAACGTCACCGACGTCGGCCATCTCACGGAGGACGACGCGGCAGACGCGGCCGGCGAAGACCGCATGGCGAAGGCGCTCAAGAGCAAGGAGGGCGAGCGCTTCGCCAACGTGTGGGACCTCGCACGACACTATACCGAGGCCCTCGTCGAGGACTGGCACACGCTAGGCCTCCGCGAGCCGAGCGTGCGGCCCCGTGCGGCCGAGCATGTCCGCGAGCAGATCCAGGCGGTCCAGACGCTCATCGACAAGGGCCACGCCTACGAAACCGAGCAGGGCGTCTACTTCAGCGTCGCGTCGTTCCCCGACTATGGCAAACTCTCCGGCAACACGGAGGCCGACGCGCTCGACGTGGGAGCCGCGGCCGAGTCGCGCGACGTGGTCACGGACGACGGCAAGCGCGACCCGCGCGACTTCGCGCTCTGGAAAAAGGACGACCAGCATCTCATGCAGTGGCACAGCCCGTTCGACGAGGGTACGTCGTGGGGCTTCCCCGGCTGGCACCTGGAGTGCTCGGTGATGGCGCAGAAGTACCTCGGCGACACCATCGACCTGCACGCGGGCGGCGAGGACCTCCGCTTCCCGCACCACGAGTGCGAAATCGCGCAGGCCGAGTGCCTCACAGGCAAGACGTTCGCGCGGCACTGGGTCCACACGCGTTTCCTTCAGGTCGAGGGCGCGAAGATGTCGAAGCGCACCGGCAGCTTCCTCACCGTGCGGGATCTCACGAGCGACCCGGCCGACGGCGGGCGTGACGACTATGGCGCTCCGGCCGACCCGCTCGCGCTGCGCCTCGCCCTCATCGCCGGGCACTACCGCAAGCCGCTCAACTTCACACGCAAGGCGCTCACCGACGCTGCCAAGATGCGCCGCCGCTACCAGGAGGTGGACGCCGCCGTGCAGGACGCGTTCGCGTTCCACACCGAGAAGCAGTACGACGAGCGCGGCCCCAACCACCTCGCCGAGCCGCTCGCGAAGGCCTACGCCGACACGCTCGCCGCGCTCTGCGACGACCTCAACACGCCCACGGCGCTCGCGGCGGCCTACCGCGGCGTCAACATCATCGCGTCGATGGGCAAGCGCAAGGACGCGCGCTCCAAGAGCGGCCTCGACAGCCTCGCCATGGCGACGAGCGCGAAGGACTACCTCGACCAGATCAACGCGCTCCTCGGCATCGTCCGTTCCGAAGCCGTAGTTGAGGAAGCCGACGAAGACCCGCTCGCCGAACAGGTTGAAGCGCTGCTCGCCGAGCGCGTGGCGGCGCGCAAGGCGAAGGACTACGCCCGCGCCGACGCCATCCGCGACGAAATCGACGCCCTCGGCGTGGAGGTGATGGACAGTCCGACAGGCTCGACGTGGCGGCGGCGGATCGACTGA
- a CDS encoding reverse transcriptase family protein: MADDTTNDTAPTPDDPTSGDGASLDSVQPKSRQELYKRIRETSRDELVLEEMKRFGFWDDSAMPSPPETLIKRRGELQRELNELLREKRLVEDRERLLKEQRQVRMKEAMERRKETHERRKAERAARAEAWAERQSKEVTYLGDGVSGGLNHTDPDTERLAENGLPVYRTALDLASAMGIELSELRFLTFARRVARVSHYRRFLMPKKRGGTRRISAPMPRLKRAQRWVLDHLLAAVPLHDAAHGFVPGRSIASNAAPHVGADVVVNMDLQNFFPTVTYRRVKGLWRALGYGEQVATVLALLCTEPDTDETRLDGQTYFVAKGERVLPQGAPTSPALTNVLCRRLDARMAGMADSLGLAYTRYADDLTFSGSGEAAQHVTKLLWRSVQIITDEGFTLHPDKLRVMRRGARQEVTGLVVNEKLSVDRRTMRRLRATLRQIELDGPKGKHWGDAPDVLAAVHGFASFVAMVDAERGAPLVARTHALLVKHRWAPDRSAQRPRYRRPINAATLDDLGAEESSMRSTEDTDRKKPWWKLW; this comes from the coding sequence ATGGCCGACGACACGACCAACGATACCGCTCCGACGCCTGACGACCCCACTTCTGGAGACGGCGCCTCGCTCGACAGCGTCCAGCCGAAGTCGCGGCAAGAGCTCTATAAGCGCATCCGGGAGACCTCGCGAGACGAGCTCGTCCTCGAAGAGATGAAGCGCTTCGGCTTCTGGGACGACAGCGCCATGCCGTCGCCGCCCGAGACGCTCATCAAGCGGCGGGGCGAGCTGCAGCGCGAGTTGAACGAATTGCTCCGCGAAAAGCGGCTCGTCGAGGACCGCGAGCGGCTGCTGAAGGAACAGCGCCAGGTCCGGATGAAGGAGGCGATGGAGCGCCGCAAGGAGACACACGAGCGCCGCAAAGCCGAGCGCGCCGCCCGCGCCGAAGCCTGGGCCGAGCGCCAGTCCAAGGAGGTGACGTACCTCGGCGATGGCGTCTCCGGCGGCCTCAACCACACCGACCCCGACACCGAGCGGCTTGCTGAGAACGGCCTGCCTGTCTACCGCACCGCGCTCGACCTCGCCAGCGCGATGGGCATTGAGCTGAGCGAACTGCGCTTCCTCACGTTCGCCCGCCGCGTGGCGCGCGTGTCGCACTACCGCCGTTTCCTCATGCCGAAGAAGCGCGGCGGCACGCGCCGCATCTCGGCGCCGATGCCGCGCCTCAAGCGCGCCCAGCGCTGGGTGCTCGACCACCTCCTCGCCGCCGTCCCGCTCCACGACGCCGCGCACGGCTTCGTGCCAGGCCGCTCCATCGCCAGCAACGCCGCGCCCCACGTCGGGGCCGACGTGGTGGTGAATATGGACCTCCAGAACTTCTTCCCGACGGTAACCTATCGCCGCGTGAAGGGCCTCTGGCGCGCGCTCGGCTACGGCGAACAGGTGGCGACCGTCCTGGCCCTCCTCTGCACCGAGCCCGACACCGACGAGACGCGCCTCGACGGGCAGACTTACTTCGTCGCGAAGGGCGAGCGCGTCCTTCCGCAGGGCGCACCGACGAGCCCTGCGCTGACCAATGTCCTCTGCCGCCGCCTCGACGCGCGCATGGCAGGCATGGCTGACAGCCTCGGCCTCGCCTACACCCGCTACGCCGACGACCTCACGTTCTCGGGCTCCGGCGAGGCCGCGCAGCACGTCACGAAGCTGCTCTGGCGTTCGGTGCAGATCATCACCGACGAGGGCTTCACGCTGCATCCGGACAAGCTCCGCGTGATGCGACGCGGCGCCCGCCAGGAAGTGACCGGGCTCGTCGTGAATGAGAAACTGAGCGTGGACCGCCGCACGATGCGCCGCCTCCGCGCGACGCTCCGCCAGATCGAACTCGACGGCCCGAAGGGCAAGCACTGGGGCGACGCACCGGACGTACTGGCGGCGGTGCATGGGTTTGCGAGCTTCGTGGCGATGGTGGACGCCGAGCGCGGTGCGCCGCTCGTGGCCCGCACCCACGCGCTGCTCGTCAAGCACCGTTGGGCTCCCGACCGTTCGGCCCAGCGCCCGCGCTATCGTCGTCCCATCAACGCTGCCACCCTCGACGACCTCGGCGCCGAGGAATCCTCGATGCGCTCGACGGAAGACACCGACCGCAAGAAGCCGTGGTGGAAGCTCTGGTAG